A single genomic interval of Armatimonadota bacterium harbors:
- a CDS encoding GNAT family N-acetyltransferase, protein MNLKVHEVGPPDLESWRAVVSWVYEREAPQGPPSGIREGERRFLVTSDDGPAGACSVLDATVAKGRDDLRCGGVAGVATLVQHRRSGVADALMRHVLASMREEGQCLSALYAFRESYYRRFGYESCGWRWQVKCPRERLPRVRSELPVRQIDVSEVHTLDPVYRSFVRVRSGSFLRSKADWADRMGKRKPSVYAVGDPFEGYLWANFEGFWGDVDIGELAWSTPAGYHGCLEVVSSLCSNQDVALWNEPPDSPFVAGHLDQGASCTLHRPSMFRLVDAQGALSCVSSDVEGEFSFDLEDADCPWNHGVWTVRYGRDGTRVERGGSPDFRTRPGPLVQALLGAPDLRSTVMTGGTEVLNGSAFEAAAVFFRPRPVVCMDFF, encoded by the coding sequence ATGAACCTCAAAGTCCACGAAGTCGGCCCGCCAGACCTTGAAAGCTGGCGGGCCGTCGTGTCTTGGGTCTACGAGAGGGAAGCCCCCCAAGGTCCGCCCAGCGGAATCCGGGAGGGCGAACGCCGCTTCCTCGTGACGTCAGACGACGGGCCGGCCGGAGCGTGCAGCGTCCTGGACGCCACCGTCGCGAAAGGCCGCGACGATCTGAGGTGCGGAGGCGTTGCGGGAGTGGCCACTTTGGTCCAACACCGTCGTTCCGGCGTCGCCGACGCCTTGATGAGGCACGTCCTCGCCTCGATGCGCGAAGAGGGCCAGTGCCTTTCCGCCCTTTATGCGTTCCGAGAGTCGTACTACCGCCGGTTCGGATACGAAAGCTGCGGTTGGCGTTGGCAGGTCAAGTGCCCTCGGGAGCGGTTACCGCGCGTGCGGTCCGAGCTTCCGGTGCGCCAGATCGATGTCTCCGAAGTCCACACGCTGGACCCGGTCTACCGCTCGTTCGTCCGGGTCCGATCCGGCTCGTTCCTACGGTCCAAGGCGGACTGGGCCGATCGGATGGGGAAGCGGAAACCCTCCGTTTATGCCGTGGGCGACCCGTTCGAGGGCTACCTTTGGGCCAATTTCGAGGGGTTCTGGGGGGACGTCGACATCGGCGAACTCGCCTGGTCGACGCCCGCCGGCTATCACGGTTGCCTAGAGGTCGTTTCGTCGCTATGTTCGAACCAGGACGTCGCGTTATGGAACGAACCACCGGACTCACCTTTCGTCGCCGGACATCTGGACCAAGGGGCGTCGTGCACGCTCCATCGACCGTCGATGTTCCGGCTCGTGGACGCTCAGGGCGCCCTCTCGTGCGTTTCGAGCGACGTCGAAGGGGAGTTTTCGTTCGACCTCGAGGACGCCGATTGTCCTTGGAACCACGGCGTCTGGACGGTGCGTTACGGCCGGGACGGTACGCGGGTCGAACGCGGAGGTTCGCCCGACTTTCGGACCCGTCCAGGGCCCCTTGTCCAGGCGCTTTTAGGCGCCCCGGACCTTCGCTCGACCGTCATGACCGGTGGGACGGAGGTCTTGAACGGGTCGGCTTTCGAAGCGGCCGCGGTCTTTTTCCGGCCGCGCCCGGTCGTGTGCATGGACTTCTTTTGA
- a CDS encoding VOC family protein produces the protein MVKGPHTTWCQVSDMDRSVVFYRDVLGLTPGHLSPYWSDFQVGPVKIGLHPRLASSPDPLGIEGKGWYLGFETDDLRSLRSQVEESEGGVVGGYHETPGGVVATFVDPDGNPIQVVQPGSRMSDFE, from the coding sequence ATGGTCAAGGGCCCCCACACGACCTGGTGCCAGGTCAGCGACATGGATCGTTCGGTCGTCTTCTACCGCGACGTCCTCGGACTGACGCCGGGACACCTGAGCCCCTATTGGTCGGACTTCCAGGTCGGTCCTGTCAAGATCGGCCTGCACCCGCGCTTAGCGTCGTCGCCGGACCCGTTGGGCATCGAGGGGAAAGGCTGGTACCTTGGCTTCGAGACCGACGACCTCCGGTCTCTCCGGTCCCAAGTCGAAGAGTCAGAGGGAGGCGTCGTCGGCGGATATCACGAGACGCCGGGCGGCGTGGTCGCCACGTTCGTCGACCCCGACGGGAACCCGATCCAGGTCGTCCAGCCAGGCAGCCGGATGTCGGACTTCGAATAA
- a CDS encoding DUF2961 domain-containing protein: MLPFNGLGLHLGNLSRLSEAQSRSISPENPTGAKGQGGRSVEGPASHAARDLGQGWKVSPFVRIAAGDEHVVADIEGPGAVQQIWMTPTGHWRFAVLRIYWDGQEQPSVECPVGDFFACGWGHYAQVSSLAVCVNPGSAFNCYWEMPFRKRCRMTVTNLADEEMVLYYQVNYTLTEVPDDCAYFHAQFRRTNPLPYKEVYTILDGVQGQGQFVGTYMAWGVRSDGWWGEGEIKFYLDGDGPFPTLCGTGTEDYFCGSYNFDVGKESGGYREFTTPYSGMPQVLRPDGLYRANTRFGLYRWHVMDPVRFKSDLKVTIQALGWRSGGRYLPLQDDIASVAFWYQTLPTAPFPALPDKDALEVC; encoded by the coding sequence ATGCTTCCCTTTAACGGTCTCGGTCTTCATCTGGGCAACCTGTCCCGGCTGTCGGAAGCCCAGTCCCGGTCGATCAGTCCTGAAAACCCGACGGGAGCCAAAGGACAAGGGGGAAGGTCCGTCGAAGGGCCGGCGTCGCACGCTGCGCGAGACTTGGGACAGGGCTGGAAGGTTTCGCCTTTCGTCCGGATCGCGGCCGGTGACGAGCACGTCGTCGCCGACATCGAAGGGCCAGGCGCGGTCCAACAGATCTGGATGACACCGACCGGTCACTGGAGGTTCGCGGTGCTCCGGATCTATTGGGACGGTCAGGAGCAACCGTCGGTCGAATGCCCGGTCGGCGACTTCTTCGCGTGCGGGTGGGGGCATTACGCCCAGGTCTCCTCGCTTGCTGTCTGCGTCAATCCTGGCAGCGCCTTCAACTGCTATTGGGAAATGCCGTTCCGGAAGCGCTGCCGCATGACGGTGACCAATTTAGCGGACGAGGAGATGGTGCTCTACTACCAGGTCAACTATACGTTGACCGAAGTCCCGGACGACTGCGCCTATTTCCATGCGCAGTTCCGTCGGACGAACCCGTTGCCGTACAAGGAGGTCTACACGATCCTCGACGGGGTCCAAGGTCAGGGCCAATTCGTCGGCACCTATATGGCCTGGGGCGTCCGTTCCGACGGTTGGTGGGGCGAGGGAGAGATCAAGTTCTACCTCGACGGTGACGGGCCGTTCCCGACGCTTTGCGGGACAGGCACCGAAGACTACTTCTGCGGGTCGTACAACTTCGACGTCGGCAAGGAGAGCGGCGGTTATCGGGAGTTCACGACACCTTATTCCGGCATGCCTCAGGTCTTGCGTCCCGACGGGCTTTATCGCGCCAACACCCGGTTCGGCCTCTACCGTTGGCACGTCATGGACCCCGTACGTTTCAAGTCCGATCTTAAGGTGACGATACAGGCGCTCGGATGGCGCAGCGGCGGCCGGTACCTGCCCCTCCAGGACGACATCGCCAGCGTCGCGTTCTGGTACCAGACCCTCCCGACCGCGCCCTTCCCTGCCCTGCCGGACAAAGACGCTCTCGAAGTGTGCTGA
- the tsaB gene encoding tRNA (adenosine(37)-N6)-threonylcarbamoyltransferase complex dimerization subunit type 1 TsaB — MTLALSTSSPVVSVALADGAGRMLAWRSLEAPWAAGGALGSLTQACIEEAGVGLLDVTRVVADEGPGGFTGVRVGVAFAKGLAWALGTDLALVSAFDLIAPQGDAFVPMKKGEWLLRQAGSTVTQVTSAASPPGKGYGRDVVDPSMPDARNAFLAPVKTVDPVTALPAYHAEPSISRPKDVRILGGSSGCP, encoded by the coding sequence TTGACTCTCGCCCTGAGCACGTCCAGCCCCGTCGTCAGCGTCGCCCTCGCCGACGGAGCCGGTCGCATGCTCGCTTGGCGCTCCCTTGAAGCCCCATGGGCCGCGGGCGGGGCTCTCGGGAGCCTCACGCAAGCCTGCATTGAAGAAGCGGGCGTCGGCCTGCTAGACGTGACGAGGGTCGTCGCGGACGAAGGACCGGGCGGATTTACCGGCGTCCGGGTCGGGGTCGCGTTCGCCAAAGGGCTGGCTTGGGCGCTCGGTACCGACCTTGCACTGGTCTCGGCCTTCGACCTGATCGCTCCGCAGGGCGACGCTTTCGTACCGATGAAGAAGGGGGAGTGGCTTCTCCGACAAGCCGGTTCGACCGTCACCCAAGTCACCTCGGCCGCGTCTCCGCCAGGAAAGGGATACGGGCGCGACGTGGTGGATCCGTCCATGCCCGACGCCCGCAACGCGTTTCTCGCTCCAGTGAAGACCGTCGATCCGGTCACGGCCCTCCCGGCTTATCACGCCGAGCCGTCGATCTCCCGCCCGAAGGACGTCCGCATCCTCGGAGGCTCGTCGGGATGCCCGTGA
- a CDS encoding PQQ-dependent sugar dehydrogenase, with translation MTTTLAALTIAALTPGLQQGRSVRELPSVVQTQAGPLSVAVLARLNEPWGMDFLPDGRLLITEKPGRLRIYADGRLSGPVPGVPTVAYGGQGGLLDVAVDPDFVQNAMVYLSYAEAASEQPAGEKDEWDPRLGEQPKPVDNVVKGGAVARALLTDGRLTSVKVIWRQFPKTVGRGHYGGRIVFKGDGTIFVTSGERQRFTPAQDMASNLGKVVRIHRDGSIPKDNPFVGRKGARADVWSSGHRNPLGAALRPGTGKLWIHEMGPRHGDEMNVPAAGKNYGWPIVSNGDHYNGGHIPDHATAPQYAAPAFYWYPAISPSGLMFYTGDLFPDWKGNAFLGSLSTEVLVREKLEGDAFVQEERIDLRRRIRDVIQAPDGSIYVLTDYKEGGLLRLSPAVR, from the coding sequence ATGACGACGACATTGGCCGCGCTCACCATCGCCGCTCTGACTCCGGGCCTACAGCAAGGGCGCTCCGTGCGCGAGCTGCCTTCGGTCGTGCAGACCCAAGCCGGCCCGTTAAGCGTGGCCGTCTTAGCCCGCCTGAACGAACCGTGGGGCATGGACTTCCTTCCGGACGGACGACTCCTGATCACCGAAAAACCCGGACGGTTACGGATCTACGCTGACGGGCGACTCAGCGGACCCGTCCCCGGAGTGCCGACGGTCGCCTACGGCGGGCAAGGCGGACTTTTGGACGTTGCGGTCGATCCTGACTTTGTCCAGAACGCGATGGTCTACCTGTCGTATGCCGAGGCGGCAAGCGAGCAACCTGCGGGGGAGAAAGACGAATGGGACCCTCGGCTCGGGGAGCAGCCCAAACCTGTCGACAACGTCGTCAAAGGCGGAGCCGTCGCACGGGCCCTGTTGACCGACGGACGGCTCACCAGCGTCAAAGTGATCTGGCGACAGTTTCCCAAGACCGTCGGGCGAGGGCACTATGGAGGGCGCATCGTCTTTAAGGGTGACGGGACGATCTTCGTCACGTCCGGTGAGCGCCAAAGGTTCACACCCGCCCAAGACATGGCTTCGAACCTTGGCAAAGTGGTCCGGATCCATCGGGACGGTTCGATTCCAAAGGACAACCCTTTTGTCGGCCGTAAGGGCGCGCGGGCCGACGTGTGGTCGTCCGGCCACCGGAACCCTCTTGGTGCGGCGCTTCGGCCGGGGACGGGCAAACTCTGGATCCACGAAATGGGTCCGCGCCACGGCGACGAAATGAACGTTCCGGCGGCAGGGAAGAACTACGGCTGGCCGATCGTCAGCAACGGCGACCACTACAACGGTGGACACATCCCTGACCACGCAACGGCCCCTCAGTACGCCGCGCCGGCGTTCTATTGGTATCCGGCGATTTCGCCGTCTGGCCTGATGTTCTACACGGGCGACCTGTTCCCCGACTGGAAAGGGAACGCTTTCCTCGGCAGCCTGTCGACAGAAGTCCTCGTACGCGAAAAACTCGAAGGCGATGCCTTCGTGCAGGAGGAACGGATCGATCTCCGTCGCCGGATCCGAGACGTGATCCAGGCTCCGGACGGGTCGATCTATGTCCTCACGGACTATAAGGAAGGGGGACTGCTCCGGCTCTCTCCGGCCGTCCGATGA
- a CDS encoding SIS domain-containing protein encodes MTLGEWMEAEIRQQPQVLAANADRYLDELRTAFSGSRYEMVLLAARGSSDNAALYVRYLIEVELGIPVSLAAPSVLTRYGSKVKYPKCLAVGISQSGEAPDVSEVVAQAREQGHDTLAVTNTPGSRLTNVAERTLLLDVGEERSVAATKTYTATLVALAQLVTALGGRSALGREDLPDETWTDHCEEAASAASGPVVRSSMWFALGRGFGFSSAHECALKLMECALLPCKPYSTADFEHGPKALAGHGSTAVVFGEAPVSLEATGCTVIKAPGVEGTYSPVKEIVFGQFLALHAARARGLDPDRPEGLQKVTRTV; translated from the coding sequence GTGACGCTGGGCGAGTGGATGGAGGCCGAGATCCGTCAACAGCCCCAGGTCTTGGCGGCGAACGCAGACCGGTACCTCGACGAGCTTCGTACGGCCTTCTCTGGTTCGCGGTACGAGATGGTCCTTCTGGCCGCCCGAGGGTCCTCGGACAACGCCGCCCTTTACGTCCGCTATCTGATCGAAGTCGAACTCGGAATCCCGGTTTCGCTGGCAGCGCCTTCCGTTCTGACCCGTTACGGGTCCAAAGTCAAGTATCCGAAGTGTCTCGCCGTCGGGATCAGCCAGAGCGGGGAAGCCCCGGACGTCTCCGAGGTCGTGGCGCAGGCCAGGGAACAAGGGCACGACACCTTGGCAGTGACCAATACGCCAGGCTCACGGTTGACGAACGTCGCGGAACGGACGCTCTTGCTGGACGTCGGGGAAGAGCGCTCGGTCGCAGCGACGAAGACGTATACGGCCACGCTCGTCGCCCTCGCCCAACTCGTCACGGCATTGGGAGGCCGGTCGGCCCTGGGCAGGGAAGACCTGCCCGACGAAACGTGGACGGACCATTGCGAAGAGGCAGCGTCGGCAGCTTCCGGGCCGGTCGTCCGGTCGTCGATGTGGTTCGCCCTGGGACGGGGGTTCGGGTTCTCGTCGGCCCACGAATGCGCCTTGAAGCTGATGGAGTGCGCGCTGTTGCCGTGCAAGCCGTATTCGACGGCAGACTTCGAGCACGGTCCGAAAGCCTTGGCCGGCCACGGATCGACGGCCGTCGTCTTCGGTGAGGCGCCGGTCTCATTGGAAGCTACCGGGTGCACCGTCATCAAAGCACCCGGCGTCGAGGGCACTTATTCGCCCGTCAAGGAGATCGTCTTCGGGCAGTTCTTGGCCCTTCATGCGGCCCGTGCCCGAGGGCTTGATCCCGATCGTCCCGAAGGGCTTCAAAAGGTCACGCGCACGGTCTGA
- the murB gene encoding UDP-N-acetylmuramate dehydrogenase, with protein MPVTFDPGQVQRNRSMRPLTTLKAGGTAESLFVARTADELAETAEYAQTHDWPTTVIGAGSNVLPSDRGVPGLVVVNRTTSLTVEADGLVTADTGCSFQELFLKTAQASLAGLEFAVGIPGSVGGALVSNAGAYRSNISEFLTDIEVVFEGRRRWVEPAFLQFSYRDSLLRRPSPPPCTLVQIRLRLPKGDAWAIYKEATDYQRQRISKQPPPASAGSFFKNVEDRGFAESLPQLGEKLKAAGVVPAGFLIEQAGLRGVRHGGAMIARRHANFIVNVRSATATEIRQLAGLVKRRVFERFGVMLEEEVLYLGDWSGYQEVWG; from the coding sequence ATGCCCGTGACGTTCGACCCGGGACAAGTCCAGCGCAACCGCAGCATGCGGCCCTTGACGACGCTCAAGGCGGGCGGTACGGCGGAATCATTGTTCGTCGCCCGAACGGCCGACGAACTCGCCGAGACCGCCGAATACGCCCAGACCCATGACTGGCCTACGACCGTGATCGGCGCGGGAAGCAACGTCCTTCCGTCCGACCGCGGCGTGCCTGGGCTCGTCGTCGTCAACCGGACGACGTCTTTGACCGTCGAGGCCGACGGCCTTGTCACTGCCGACACGGGATGCAGTTTTCAAGAGCTGTTCTTGAAAACGGCGCAAGCGTCCCTGGCAGGGCTCGAGTTCGCTGTCGGCATTCCCGGATCCGTCGGCGGCGCTTTGGTCAGCAACGCAGGCGCGTACAGGAGCAACATCTCCGAATTCCTGACGGACATCGAAGTCGTTTTCGAAGGTCGTCGGCGATGGGTCGAACCGGCGTTCCTCCAGTTCTCCTACCGCGATTCGCTGCTCCGAAGGCCCTCGCCGCCTCCGTGTACGTTGGTCCAAATCCGTTTGCGACTTCCGAAGGGTGACGCGTGGGCGATCTACAAGGAGGCCACCGACTACCAGCGCCAACGGATCTCGAAGCAACCTCCTCCCGCGAGCGCCGGTAGTTTCTTCAAGAACGTGGAGGACCGTGGGTTCGCAGAGTCTCTCCCTCAATTGGGCGAGAAGCTGAAAGCCGCAGGCGTCGTCCCGGCAGGGTTCCTCATCGAACAGGCGGGCTTGCGCGGCGTCAGGCACGGCGGGGCGATGATCGCCCGCAGGCACGCTAACTTCATCGTCAACGTCCGATCGGCCACCGCCACGGAGATCCGACAGCTCGCCGGACTCGTCAAGCGAAGGGTCTTCGAACGGTTCGGGGTCATGCTCGAAGAAGAAGTGCTCTATCTGGGCGATTGGAGCGGCTACCAAGAAGTCTGGGGATAG
- a CDS encoding amidohydrolase family protein, protein MSGFALIAALAFAPVGPSQDAPKVASHPQNATWVLKGARVVVRPGVVRENTDVYIKDGSIVDVGPGLNVPEGTAAIDCTGLTAYAGLIQPFMRVSITGTSPAAPATGGGPGGGGGGGRPTQTAAEQAAAQAKRDADPFGRETNLLTKTATGDLKQKDVSAFVTLRKSGYVLAQVCATGGLVGPTSAVYGLGSGEIGPDSVKARPGFVPFSTSSRGFGSYPSSAMGAVAFIRQTLYDAGRYGRIMKDLDASKTDPALDALGPIVAGSSYAVFDDLTEITYFQSRKVAKEFGLKTLCGFREDAGSVKDLLRDASTAVMLKGNVPTKPSIGTDLATASLSGVRTYFNEVQAGAEMEKAGIEFCYSPSSTADPLDGIRTYVRGGLSRDAALASMTTRPAALLGVSDKAGTIEAGKDGSVVLTQGDLFDSKSQVMAVFVGGHKVDFKMPDKKKPEDLAPDGPLPVMPPNHGLFPKPAESTPAFRLYKNATVWTQGPEGVIKGGDVLIKDGKIVSVGRGLKAPAGCEVVDATGRHLSPGIWDCHSHTGINGGVNEGTNMITIECRIADVINHQAPNIYQQLSGGTVGAQQLHGSANAIGGQSSPVKWRWGLRPTEFPIADAPSGVKFALGQNPIREDATGGQQPPVGTTLLTFRPRTRMGVEEAIRKGLQQGKEYNDEWAAYRDGKTKFEPRRDLQLEGLGEVVSGRRLVHSHGYRSDELLMLVRVVKEFGGKIATLQHVLEGYKIADEMAAEGIGGSTFADWWGYKLEAYDAIPYNAALMADRGVSVSVNSDSDNHARRLNQEAAKSMRYGGVSAEKALSFVTIEPARQMGIASHTGSIEPGKDADLALWTTEPTSVFAVCLETYVDGVKRFDRADDARQRAERDKELTAAKALLVEAPKSASGGSNPFDSGSGSPALASDGGSGGKSTARFGIGPVKSEPATMRYPRRPVLISGATVHPMDGAPFVGDVLLGSDGKVQGVGRSLRADGAETVNGRGKHVYPGLIDPATGIGLNEIGQVPASDDSSERGNFHPDYRVERTINPEWETLGVARQQGVLTVLVKPSGSGISGQAALINTEGFTWEDLTVKGGAALTFSSGGGGFDFGDDGDEHFGHGHDEDDDMTAGQNRRGGGGTAPASTLSDLSNRIKQARAYLYDRDHATPEQPVARDQQQEAMAEVALGKMPVILSVNSAAEIKAAVAWAEKESVQVVLYGCSGAGSIADWLAERQVPICLAAVYQLPTAEQPVDAFYTLPAKLAKAGVKFCLTTNNDKDVRQIRDQAGWAAAYGVDREEAARLITLRTAEVLGIQDRLGSIKAGMDGTVILTDGEIIETKTKVLRAWIQSREVDLENRQTRLYDKYRKRPRSAK, encoded by the coding sequence ATGTCCGGATTCGCCCTCATCGCCGCGCTGGCGTTTGCACCTGTCGGTCCGTCGCAAGACGCCCCGAAGGTCGCGTCCCACCCTCAAAACGCGACTTGGGTGCTGAAGGGCGCAAGGGTCGTCGTCCGACCGGGCGTGGTCCGAGAGAACACGGACGTCTACATCAAGGACGGCTCCATCGTGGACGTCGGCCCCGGCCTGAACGTACCCGAGGGTACGGCTGCCATCGATTGTACGGGCCTGACCGCCTATGCCGGGCTGATCCAACCGTTCATGCGCGTCAGCATCACGGGAACGTCTCCGGCCGCGCCGGCGACGGGGGGCGGCCCTGGCGGCGGAGGCGGAGGAGGTCGTCCGACCCAGACGGCGGCCGAGCAGGCCGCGGCCCAAGCCAAGCGGGACGCCGACCCGTTCGGACGGGAAACGAACCTCTTGACCAAGACGGCGACAGGCGACCTCAAGCAAAAGGACGTCTCCGCGTTCGTCACCTTGCGGAAGAGCGGCTACGTCCTGGCCCAAGTGTGCGCGACCGGCGGACTCGTCGGCCCGACGTCGGCCGTGTACGGATTAGGGTCTGGCGAGATCGGTCCCGACTCGGTCAAGGCCCGGCCGGGATTCGTCCCGTTCTCCACGTCCTCTCGAGGCTTCGGCTCCTATCCGAGTTCGGCTATGGGCGCCGTCGCCTTTATCCGGCAGACCCTCTATGACGCCGGTCGCTACGGCCGGATCATGAAAGACCTGGACGCCTCGAAGACCGATCCGGCTCTGGACGCCTTGGGGCCGATCGTCGCCGGTAGTTCGTACGCCGTCTTCGACGACTTGACCGAAATCACCTATTTCCAGTCCCGGAAGGTCGCAAAGGAGTTCGGACTGAAGACGCTTTGCGGATTCCGTGAAGACGCAGGATCCGTTAAGGACCTTCTCCGCGACGCCTCGACGGCCGTGATGCTCAAGGGCAACGTGCCGACGAAGCCCAGTATCGGCACGGACCTCGCGACGGCGTCGCTCTCTGGCGTCCGGACCTACTTCAACGAAGTCCAAGCCGGCGCAGAAATGGAGAAGGCCGGCATCGAGTTCTGTTATTCGCCGTCGAGCACGGCCGATCCGCTCGATGGGATCCGGACCTACGTGCGGGGCGGACTCAGCCGCGATGCCGCCTTGGCGTCGATGACGACCCGGCCCGCGGCCCTCCTGGGAGTCTCAGATAAAGCCGGCACGATCGAAGCCGGAAAGGACGGCAGCGTCGTGCTCACCCAGGGCGACCTCTTCGACTCAAAGTCGCAGGTCATGGCCGTTTTCGTCGGCGGACATAAGGTCGACTTCAAAATGCCGGACAAGAAGAAGCCCGAGGATCTAGCTCCGGACGGGCCGTTGCCGGTCATGCCGCCGAACCATGGCCTCTTCCCTAAACCGGCCGAGAGCACGCCCGCGTTCCGTCTCTACAAGAACGCGACCGTATGGACGCAGGGCCCTGAAGGCGTGATCAAGGGTGGGGACGTTCTGATCAAGGACGGCAAGATCGTCTCGGTCGGACGTGGCCTTAAAGCGCCGGCAGGCTGTGAGGTCGTCGACGCGACAGGTCGTCACCTCTCACCCGGCATTTGGGACTGCCACAGCCATACCGGCATCAACGGCGGGGTCAACGAGGGCACGAACATGATCACGATCGAGTGTCGGATCGCCGACGTGATCAACCATCAGGCGCCCAACATCTACCAACAGCTTTCGGGCGGGACGGTCGGTGCCCAGCAACTCCATGGATCGGCCAACGCGATCGGCGGCCAGTCGAGTCCCGTCAAGTGGCGTTGGGGTCTGCGGCCGACCGAGTTCCCGATCGCCGACGCCCCGAGCGGAGTCAAGTTCGCTTTAGGACAGAACCCGATCCGCGAAGACGCGACGGGCGGTCAGCAGCCGCCGGTCGGAACGACCCTCCTGACGTTCCGGCCCAGGACGCGCATGGGCGTCGAAGAAGCGATCCGCAAGGGGCTGCAGCAAGGCAAGGAGTACAACGACGAATGGGCCGCCTATCGCGACGGGAAGACCAAGTTCGAGCCGCGCCGCGACCTGCAGCTCGAAGGGCTCGGCGAAGTCGTTTCCGGTCGACGACTCGTCCACAGCCACGGATACCGCTCGGACGAACTCCTGATGCTCGTCCGAGTCGTCAAGGAGTTCGGCGGCAAGATCGCAACCTTGCAGCACGTCCTGGAAGGCTACAAGATCGCCGATGAAATGGCGGCCGAAGGTATCGGAGGTTCGACCTTTGCTGACTGGTGGGGATACAAGCTCGAAGCCTATGATGCGATCCCCTACAACGCGGCCCTCATGGCCGACAGGGGCGTCTCCGTCAGTGTCAACAGCGACAGCGACAACCACGCCCGTCGACTGAACCAAGAAGCGGCCAAGTCGATGAGGTATGGCGGCGTCTCCGCCGAGAAGGCCCTCAGCTTCGTCACCATCGAACCCGCCCGACAGATGGGGATCGCGTCGCATACAGGTTCGATCGAACCAGGAAAGGACGCGGACCTCGCGCTCTGGACGACCGAACCGACAAGCGTGTTCGCCGTCTGCCTCGAAACGTACGTCGATGGAGTCAAACGGTTCGACCGGGCCGACGACGCCCGTCAACGGGCCGAAAGGGATAAAGAACTGACCGCCGCCAAAGCCCTGCTGGTCGAAGCGCCGAAGTCCGCGAGCGGCGGGTCCAACCCGTTCGACAGCGGTTCGGGATCTCCGGCCCTCGCCTCGGACGGCGGATCGGGCGGCAAGTCCACCGCGAGGTTCGGCATCGGCCCTGTCAAGTCTGAGCCCGCGACGATGCGGTACCCGCGGAGACCGGTCTTGATCTCGGGAGCGACCGTTCACCCGATGGACGGAGCGCCGTTCGTCGGCGACGTCCTCCTAGGCTCGGACGGCAAGGTCCAGGGCGTAGGAAGGAGCCTCAGGGCTGACGGTGCCGAAACGGTGAACGGGCGCGGCAAACACGTCTATCCCGGGCTCATCGATCCGGCGACCGGCATCGGTCTGAACGAGATCGGCCAAGTGCCCGCCAGTGACGACTCCTCCGAGCGCGGCAATTTCCACCCGGACTACCGCGTCGAACGCACGATCAATCCCGAATGGGAGACGCTCGGCGTCGCCCGGCAACAAGGCGTCCTGACCGTTCTCGTCAAACCGTCCGGCTCCGGAATATCGGGCCAGGCCGCTTTGATCAACACGGAAGGCTTTACGTGGGAAGACCTCACGGTCAAAGGCGGAGCAGCGTTGACGTTCTCGTCCGGTGGCGGCGGCTTTGACTTCGGAGACGACGGCGACGAACACTTCGGGCACGGACACGACGAGGACGACGACATGACCGCGGGCCAGAACCGTCGCGGCGGCGGCGGCACGGCGCCGGCATCGACGCTCAGCGACCTCTCGAACCGGATCAAGCAGGCCCGTGCGTACTTGTACGACCGTGACCACGCCACGCCGGAGCAGCCCGTCGCACGCGACCAGCAGCAAGAAGCGATGGCCGAAGTCGCTCTCGGGAAGATGCCCGTCATCCTGAGCGTCAACTCGGCGGCCGAGATTAAGGCTGCGGTCGCCTGGGCCGAGAAGGAATCGGTTCAGGTCGTCCTCTACGGTTGTTCGGGAGCGGGTTCGATCGCGGATTGGCTGGCTGAAAGGCAAGTGCCGATCTGCCTCGCTGCCGTCTATCAGCTCCCGACGGCGGAGCAACCCGTCGACGCGTTCTACACCTTGCCGGCGAAACTTGCGAAGGCCGGCGTCAAGTTCTGCCTGACGACGAACAACGACAAGGACGTCCGCCAGATCCGCGACCAAGCGGGTTGGGCCGCGGCGTACGGCGTCGACCGGGAAGAAGCAGCGCGGCTGATCACGCTGCGCACAGCCGAAGTCCTTGGTATCCAAGACCGACTCGGGTCGATCAAGGCCGGCATGGACGGCACCGTCATCTTGACCGACGGGGAGATCATCGAAACGAAGACGAAGGTGCTGCGCGCCTGGATCCAGAGCCGTGAAGTCGACCTTGAAAACCGTCAGACGCGACTCTACGACAAGTACCGAAAGCGGCCCCGGTCGGCCAAGTAG
- a CDS encoding 50S ribosomal protein L28, whose protein sequence is MAKVCQVSGKKANNAKHIRHRHSGQWKFRAPKKNRTQAANLQRATINTPNGKIRITVSTDVLKSPDFAAVLCGLKPVPKAWLKKADYGI, encoded by the coding sequence ATGGCAAAAGTCTGTCAAGTCAGCGGTAAGAAGGCGAACAACGCGAAGCACATCCGGCACAGGCACTCCGGACAGTGGAAGTTCCGGGCTCCGAAGAAGAACCGGACGCAGGCCGCCAATCTGCAGCGCGCCACCATCAACACCCCCAACGGCAAGATCCGGATCACGGTCTCCACCGACGTTTTGAAGAGCCCGGATTTCGCGGCCGTCCTTTGCGGCTTGAAGCCCGTCCCCAAAGCTTGGCTGAAAAAGGCCGATTACGGCATCTGA